In Gemmatimonadota bacterium, a single genomic region encodes these proteins:
- a CDS encoding GNAT family N-acetyltransferase gives MYTPIADKTLRTGETLEIGVVLAPDNHAPKGDHAPNGDHAPADQESDDNMAADHAPLVRPILVHKSSNEQWHLDEVFAGRVGPLETRFYLGRLKDRSVCNIMVSEYDGIGILSHVYTVPEHRRKGIARLVMTEQMADFKTRSGRYLTLSTGYDTHPYYLYHGFDFRSVVPESGHMKYMGNAEFETEHFRVDEDGEARVIPGDWKHWPSLNVLCAQAGPPHLRNVGLGHIGPRMFEGAYLGLMKQTREEEDVQVRLVVTEHGAVAGYATLVPDIRWRGETLLLDLTVHSAFKAQLKPLLESFLLPAGRKVLCHVVPGDGPKTAALQHAGFIHETTLRQQFKAVGNFFDVEVYARFA, from the coding sequence ATGTACACACCGATCGCTGACAAGACCCTCCGCACGGGCGAGACGCTTGAAATCGGTGTCGTGCTTGCCCCGGACAACCACGCACCAAAAGGCGACCACGCGCCAAACGGCGACCACGCGCCGGCCGATCAGGAGTCGGACGACAACATGGCGGCCGACCACGCGCCGCTCGTCCGGCCGATCCTCGTGCACAAGTCTAGCAACGAGCAGTGGCACCTCGACGAGGTCTTCGCCGGCCGGGTCGGTCCCCTCGAAACCCGGTTCTATCTCGGCCGCCTGAAAGACCGGTCAGTCTGCAACATCATGGTCAGCGAATACGACGGCATCGGCATCCTGAGCCACGTGTACACCGTGCCTGAACACCGCCGCAAGGGCATCGCCCGGCTCGTCATGACCGAGCAGATGGCCGATTTTAAAACCCGGAGCGGCCGGTACCTGACGCTGTCCACCGGTTACGACACCCATCCCTATTACCTGTACCATGGCTTCGATTTCCGAAGCGTTGTGCCGGAATCGGGCCACATGAAGTATATGGGGAATGCCGAGTTCGAGACGGAGCATTTTCGTGTCGACGAGGACGGCGAAGCGCGGGTAATCCCGGGGGACTGGAAGCACTGGCCTTCGCTGAACGTGCTCTGCGCCCAGGCCGGTCCGCCACATCTGCGCAACGTGGGACTGGGACATATCGGGCCGCGCATGTTCGAGGGGGCCTACCTGGGGTTGATGAAGCAAACGCGGGAAGAGGAGGATGTCCAGGTCCGGTTGGTGGTCACGGAGCACGGCGCGGTCGCGGGCTACGCGACCCTGGTGCCCGACATCCGCTGGCGCGGTGAGACCTTGCTACTGGACCTTACCGTTCATTCCGCTTTCAAGGCACAGTTGAAGCCACTGCTCGAGTCTTTTCTCCTGCCGGCCGGACGCAAGGTGCTCTGCCACGTCGTACCGGGCGACGGCCCGAAGACCGCCGCACTACAGCACGCGGGATTCATCCACGAGACTACGCTCCGGCAGCAGTTCAAGGCTGTCGGCAACTTCTTTGACGTCGAGGTGTACGCGAGATTTGCCTGA
- the mpl gene encoding UDP-N-acetylmuramate:L-alanyl-gamma-D-glutamyl-meso-diaminopimelate ligase produces MSRPLHIHLVAVCGTGMGALAVMLKSLGHRVTGSDENVYPPMSTVLSEQQIPVYEGFSAANLDPRPDLVVIGNAVSRGNPEAEAVLDRKIRYASMPETLKSFFLWDRKAVVVTGTHGKTTTTAMLAWVLTEAGLDPSYIVGGVPISWQSGARLGSGDLFILEGDEYDSAFFDKRAKFIHYLPDTVIINNVEFDHADIYDSIDEIALSFRRLVNIIPGNGLLIGPEDDEHVQALASHAHCAIHTLGMSSGARWSARNVSFDPGGTSFDLYEQDEHRARLSTGQLGDHNVRNALAVVAAARQYGVSWPDLTRGLASFPGVKRRLEVRGEVNSVTVYDDFAHHPTAVRATLDALSKAAPGRRTWAVFEPRSATTIRRNFQDDYATAFDQADRVLIAPVYLPEKAPPGNRFSVEELVAGLRERGVDTEALGNVEQIVSRLAGQAEPGDRIVFMSNGGFGGIHEKTLNRLERGGAAESG; encoded by the coding sequence ATGTCCCGACCGCTTCACATTCACCTGGTGGCCGTTTGCGGCACGGGCATGGGCGCGCTCGCCGTGATGCTCAAGTCCCTGGGACACCGGGTCACCGGAAGTGACGAGAACGTATATCCTCCGATGAGCACGGTACTCTCGGAGCAGCAGATACCCGTGTACGAGGGTTTCTCCGCCGCCAACCTGGATCCTCGGCCGGACCTCGTGGTCATCGGTAACGCCGTTTCGCGGGGCAATCCCGAGGCCGAAGCCGTCCTGGACCGGAAGATCCGGTACGCATCCATGCCGGAGACGCTCAAGTCCTTCTTTCTGTGGGATCGCAAAGCGGTCGTGGTCACGGGTACGCACGGCAAGACGACAACGACGGCAATGCTCGCCTGGGTGCTCACCGAGGCCGGCTTGGATCCCAGCTACATCGTCGGGGGCGTGCCCATCAGCTGGCAGTCCGGCGCACGGCTGGGATCGGGCGACCTGTTTATCCTGGAAGGCGACGAATACGACAGTGCCTTCTTCGACAAGCGGGCGAAGTTTATACACTACCTGCCTGACACGGTGATCATCAACAACGTCGAGTTCGATCACGCGGACATCTACGATTCGATCGACGAGATCGCGCTTTCCTTCAGGAGGCTGGTCAACATCATTCCCGGAAACGGGTTGTTGATCGGCCCGGAAGACGACGAGCACGTCCAGGCACTCGCTTCCCATGCACACTGTGCCATCCATACCCTGGGCATGTCGTCAGGCGCCCGGTGGTCGGCACGCAACGTGTCCTTCGATCCCGGGGGCACGTCCTTCGACCTGTATGAACAGGACGAGCACCGCGCCCGGCTGTCGACGGGCCAGCTCGGCGACCACAATGTCAGGAACGCCCTGGCCGTGGTCGCCGCGGCACGCCAATACGGAGTGTCGTGGCCGGACCTGACCCGGGGTCTCGCGTCCTTTCCCGGCGTGAAACGACGTCTCGAGGTACGGGGCGAAGTAAATAGCGTTACGGTCTATGACGACTTCGCCCACCACCCCACGGCCGTCCGGGCCACGCTGGACGCGCTCAGCAAGGCCGCGCCCGGCCGGCGGACCTGGGCGGTGTTCGAACCCCGTTCTGCGACCACCATCCGGCGGAATTTCCAGGACGACTACGCCACCGCGTTCGACCAGGCGGACCGTGTGCTTATCGCGCCCGTCTATCTGCCCGAGAAGGCACCCCCGGGAAACCGGTTTTCGGTGGAAGAGCTGGTGGCGGGGCTGCGTGAACGGGGCGTGGACACCGAAGCCCTGGGCAACGTGGAACAGATCGTTTCAAGATTGGCCGGACAGGCGGAACCAGGCGACCGGATCGTGTTCATGAGCAACGGGGGCTTCGGCGGCATCCACGAGAAGACGCTGAACCGGCTGGAGCGCGGGGGCGCAGCGGAGTCGGGCTAG